In Miscanthus floridulus cultivar M001 chromosome 19, ASM1932011v1, whole genome shotgun sequence, the DNA window gcatcctttttgttcagaaggaagggttatttgccgagccctcgtgtgcgagcctaggtcgctgggtctcagcaagtttgcaggaagagcctcgtagcctctacacggagcgagagtgccgtcaggggttcccctggctttttgtgcgaccctcgcacatcctttttgttcggaaggaggggtggaatatgctactgtaacacccctggtgtttgccTTACATTGGTGCATCTGCATTGCATCACATAAGCACATTCATCTCATTACCACATGTGCATCATTCTATGTTTCCATGTTGCAACACGGTGTTCTTTACTGCTCATGTATGTTTGTACCTTCTGTGGTGTCTGTGTGTTATGCCTAGTACCCTAGAGGGGTTGTACATGTCCCATGTACTAGGGTCCAGTGTTTCAACGGATTGTTTCGCTTGTTTCGAGTTAACATTCCATGTGTTGCAAATGCATGTTTAAAGTGATTTGAGAAGCTAGAGCAATTGCATCACATGCAAATGAATGTGGTGACCCACCAAAACACCCTAGATACATTtataatgtcattaggaacaatgttcataaagGTCATTAGTCCAAATTAGGTTTCTAAGCCCTAGTTGACTCATGTTGACCCTAGAACtagttttgtttgactatttaaaaagtgcagcttggagtgtttgcatggaggagcacccttaagcaaagttgtagtaaacttgctaaggaacaaaagttgttttatggtcatctcatgaaaatgatcaGAACACCCTCAAAAGTGGCCCACATGACAGAATTGGGGCTGTtttagacttagcaaattttgctaagtgttaAGCTGTTTTACAGTTTCGGGGTTCATACTTTGGAACAATGTAACTCCCAATCTAGGTCGATCCAGCTCTaactcatgttgacaaagttgtagttccCATGTAGCTCTACATCTTGTATTACTGAAATTGTGGCAAAGGACGAACAGATTTGGAGttatggatcgttgaaaatggagtttcagtcggaCAAACGTGGACGTTGATTCAGACGCAAGCcagctcggtggccgaccggccacagaCCGGCGACGCCGCGTGGACGCACCGTGGCGCCCGTACGTCGTCGCTGGCCCCTCCGGTCAGGGCTCGACATCCATAAAGACCGCCCCGACGCCCTCAGTTCGCTGCCCTCTCcaatctctccctctcccttccccttccctctcctgctTCCAGGAGACGGCACCATGCCGCCGCCATGAACGCCGTGCTGCCGGACTCCCTCCTCTATGCCGCCAATCGAAGCTCTGCCGCCagcgctgctgcccctcggcctcCCCATGCCCAGCTCCGCGCTCGTGCCGTACAACGCCactaccgcgtcgcctcgccgctGCCATAGCCGGCCGCCGCCGAGGCATGTCGCCCATGCACATGGCTGGACCTTCCTAGGACAATGCCGGCCAAGCCGAGGCCACCGGTGAGTGCGCGCGGGCCTCCCggtgctccgccgccgctccaccatcgccgacgagccccctacgaccgtcaccgacgagccacagtgcctcctctgcttcctaatcCCGTCAGGGACTGTTTACTAGAATTCGACGAAAGTCAGGGGCCTAactgcaatgtcattgactcaagtgaatagtgcttccgaggacctatttgttgtaaatcgggtaaaactttgaaacttcatagtaaatcataggaaattcgtaaaatagcaaatgaggactttttggaatccttgtgaaattctctatgcattagatctataatatggcatgttttagtttcaaaattttgcagtaaaaatagatttgtgcagtaaggttgtaatgctagttgaattcgttattttccataactgcagatctagggctccaaatgaagtgaaatttttgtggcatgctactcatgtgatagttgatgtgtggtaaaaatttcatgagtattgaatgaagtatgagtgagttattggtttatcttgctctcacatgatttcttgctttagcgacttgtctttttcatagaggttgctatacatattcaaatggagtgaaatttgtacagtagattattgagaggatatgtgagccactgtaatttttgtagaatttattgtataattttggtatatgttcattaagtcaccttgttatctaaaataaattaagaaatgcattaaaagaatttatttggtcatggacactaggttttctggtgttctttagtcatgtgtgacatgttggtaaagttggttttgtctaattatgtgtttgcaacataagttaatatttaatttcttgcaaatgtggtttatggacagatctgggagcttagcaaagttcttcatgacaatgtgctttgttgtgaaacttgtttatacaaaagttgtagataatttatgtatctagctgctcTTAAAATTCGgtatcatttggccaagtagtttgtgagttatgcctgtttaaagttgggtttcagaaatggctgctctctgtcaattgtggaccagtttctgtaaatgtataatttcgacctacttaacttgggaatcatgctgagatgattaaatatgaaatgtagataatttcctaagctttccagaatgtcttgtttcatatcatttggatttataaaactccagatatgattgatttatgaagccgctgtttgcaagtccagaaattggcatattccggttatagttgttgcttcaccttgacttgctttgcatgttgctaggtgtggttcacgtccttagtaattaagttaaatacacctgagatcttgtgagacttatgtgccatgtataatattctttgttatcttagcatgatagattgtgtgatgttaagttaagcatcgcaaagtacttaagtgtgttagtgtaaactatgcttgtcttgcttgctattttgtgatgcgtctcatggtgctattcttcatatttatgcacttgcatattgcatctcatctaggtacgctagatgcaccacgtgaaggatgagatgttggagccaaacccgaagacagcgtttgatggacctatcccgaaggtggaaggactggacaagtgctaggatgggagatgctcacttagcgagtgtcgtctaactaacactgactcagtgtgggatcccaggcaagccccggagcatattaagcctcctaatttctaaaatgcagttaaagtattattgtgacatatatatattgttgcattaagtttaggtgttggatgcaaacacttgctgcattggttatccaatccttgtccagatattgttaccctgaatcctatgtagctcaggctcgagtagtgcttagccctgcttaaacgcggtagaagtcgggtgatttcctgtcacctgcgagatataggaagatacatgtggcacggttggctatatttgctatcgtggaaaagaaccagtcttaatttgaaatgaagaccggacggaggcttgccggtttacagtgactccgtctatgtcacttaaggactgattcttggagcctttcctgttcatgttgaacgcatgcctctctcttagttggccgggtctggagaccgaccacgaagccgagtagctcacctcaggccgggagtcgataagtataaagtgcgcctcggaagggagtcgtaggcgtgagtccaagggcaggtgatttaaaagtcctgatcatcctggcagaagggtaatccctgagagtgctggcgctgatcgaacccgcgaatttggttcctgagatgttccaaaggtgacccacggctacccttgcaaagtatgccagggtgagagttaggaataccccctcagctgagttgtaattcgattcgagtcgccgtctctcccggttagtgagaacttgacgggcttatctccaatgtagatacactaaataacctaatggttcggaaatgatgatatgatgatgacaaccttattatacctgctatggttaatattgtttgctcctaataagtgagtgctctagtataggtgctaatctagtggacaggtaaatgatgataaactcgatgctaagtttaaattggtcactatcttcataagctcttttatgcaactgtgtcaagctagcccacctcataagctttgcatgacccttggtgtcctttatttctggttttgacgggtaagtctagctgagtaccttctcgtactcagggtttatcccaccatgttgcaggtgaagttcttggcctgttgaagatggtggttaaccgccggtggctcggtgattttatagttacttctcatctatatgcttttatcggatgatgtcacttatgctagcaaggtatttggaacatatattaatgtaatcttttgaaagctatgttgttttcactaatcagttttgaaacccaaacttgtactattatttgtgaatccatttataatattattttccactgcaaccctgcgtatgtgatgtgtatttgcttaatcacgcgatcttggttgtgatgttgatttaccgaggtctttcgggacactcggcggactaccgagtttatatgagtgaaagtatgtgtgtgtcaacgtgttagcggggacagccgtacttgatcttgtataaattgggcggttctgttacatgctaggctaccctcggtgggcgtgagcggtgacacttccggtgagctgttatcgggtaagtccgagtggaggcccgtgccccattcgataggggtcggctagcggtccagagatgcactccaagagtaccagagggcttctctagtgggtgccgaggccattcaatgggccccggtggctcagtgcctccctacggtgggatccgattcggagacttccctgccggtctcggacacgacttagggcatcccaagcgtttcgcttgcttaggCTTCGGCCCCGCatgggctcgcccgtagtcgtccttgactctgttgccctagggcggctatcgaaaccctcgggggcccagccttcgaacccctggaccgtaacaggctcagcgcccagttccttcatctgaatGGAATCGGGTGAGGGATACCCCCCCCCATTGGCTTGACAACggtaggcgcgccttttgaggcgattttcttgGGGAGGCGGAATGGTGCCTGCCGCTACAGTGGTCGGACGCGACGCTGTGTCAGCGGAGGGGACATAACTGTTTACGCGATTAATAAGGAGaaggtgggtacgtgggcggtaaaatcagatctggattaactgtgccggatctgagggaaaccttcccgatttcgtcgcccgcctATTTTgcctccttcctgcataaatacacaaCGAGCCacgccctcccctccttaccttgcctgcattcgcctttgccgcccttgagccgttgctagaacagagagcaccgaggagaagaagggagaagggcacggcagagagagagagacttaCCACTGTAGCTGCATTCTCCACCACTATCATGGCCGGCActgttgtcatcgaggcggatGCTTGGGGTCGGTCCGACATATCcatggagatgctccagtcgttTGTCGACGACGGCCTTCTCcgtccggttaccgaccccaataggccagagtggattgctccatcgggcgagccagagccgaggccatgCAATGGCTATGTTGTGAGCTTTGTGTCCTTCCACGAACGCGGTCCTGGCCtaccggtggaccggttcatgcgggcgctcccacactactatggcatggagctccacaacttcaaccccaactccatcgcgcaggcggccatcttcgttgccgtctacgaggggtatctggggattgccccccattgggagctgtggctccacctgttctgagcggggcataccaccaagccgacgggcatgacgggcacgaggaaggcggtgagggccggcggctgcactctccaagtgcaccaagaccgtcagcacctttacatcctggcccagcttgcGTCAACCAACCACCGCTAGTataccagctggttctacctccgcaacggtGACGATGGACTTCCCCCTACACCGGCTGGATCGTGGAGAGCTGTTCAGAGAAGTGGAGGTAGGGCGTCCtaaaggaggatcagcccaagctgtagccgctcctagagggactGGAGAGGCTACGCGGCCGTGGCCTcacggcggctgtggtcgtggcggccttccaccgctggagggtgctaccgctgatggctcgatggcggtgcctgttcgagatgagaccggatgagccgatcgagggcatccggatgtctgcctccgccctctccgatgaggagattcttcgtcgggtgagagagacggtggaggggtggcTGAAGATCGGTGGTTTGACCCCATTTGTGATGCGCCCATCGCAGGGGTACCTTTCTTTGGTAAGTCACGTGCTGCTGCGGCCCCCGAAGCCTCCTTGTTCCTTACTGTTTTCTGGTCCTTTATTTGCATTCAccgttcctataggggatgagagtcgtgcgagcctccccgccgcccgttcccgaggatgcAGCACGGCGGGCGGTGAACCGGGTGCACGCCGAGGCGCAGAAGAGGTGGAAGGATGCCAAGGAGGCAAATCGCATGAGGAAGATCCTTGCGCGCGAGGGACTAGAGAAGCGCCGCCGGCAGCAGAGGTAGGACGGTCTCCCAGTGGAGTCGTCTCCGTCGCCGTCACTGTCGACGGATGCTTCGGATGGAGATGATGAGAGCGAGATGGGGTGGgttcccctggaccatctccttgACATCGGGGAGACAGCGCCCGGGGCGTCGGCGAGCAGCCCggcgctcccaggaggaggaagagaggacGCCTCGGGGCCGGCGATCACCCGccctagggccgaggccgacacgctcgaggcacgggcgttgggaaaacgcgccgtcagcccgatgggctcaatggcagaggtggagcaggtggcggcgggggcgacgcaactgcccccgcagaggaccaagGGGGTGCCGGAGTCCGGCAAGGGCCGGCTGGCACTAGCGGATACGGAGGCtgtgccaccaccgccaccaccgctgtTGTAGAGGCGGGTTgcagtgccgaagcggttgcacccccgctcgaggtgagtgttttttcagcAGAGTTCATATCTTTTCCCACTCGCTTTATGGTCATATGCTGACCAAGTGGGTGTTTTGCCTTCAGCAGGAAGCATAAGGCGGAGGTGCCTGCCCTGGCGCCGCTTAAGTCACTCAAGGTGAGCATGGGCTCCACCGCTCATCAGGTGGTGGAGGCGTAGGCCACCATACAGCGCGGCGGGGCGTCGGTGAGGGCTAACCCGAAGGAGCTGGTCGCCCAAGGGGAGGTTACCGGGGCGGCCACGGAGTGAGCGGTGGAGGAAACGCCTATGCCCCGTGAGGCCGAGGCCcgcgagtcagatggggccgaggtgccctcagttgccgaggccaccgagggtggGACAGAGCCCCCTCGGACTTCCGAGGCCGAGGCGAAGGAGGCCGGGGcacccaggaccaccgaggccgacatGGTGGggaccggagcccccgagaccaccgaggccggggTGGCGGGAGCCGGTGTGAGCGTGGCAAAGCCggcggcccaggaagtggaggcagAGGCGGGGCAAGCCTTAATACCGCCGCCGGTCCAAGGCCCGCCGCCGTTGCTGGAGAGCGctcgggaagtggaggtccatgcgATCTCTTCCAGCGATACTTCCTAGGCGAAGGAGGTGGTCGATGTCGAGGCGGCCGGCACTATGGAGCAGCCGGCTCTGAccttgggcgagggaagctcagcccttGTGCAGGTATGACCCGAGCcctgcgggtgggatcacccgcacgtcttgtggcagagccgggacgaccctgagggggagcctctgttcaccctcaaggacgcagccgagggggggcgctgggacaccttcgaacaataccgccagctggcggagcggtcgctgcggacacCGTTGTCCATCATGGCTGACAATCTGCTCAGGGTTGCCCAGGTCCGTGCCTTCTTTTCTCGTGTGGTGTCGTCCTTTTCCGAGTTTTCTCGCAGTGAATGACCCCTATTTTGCCCATCTAGGAGcttgagacccggtccctcgggaagtcattgttcctccaaTAGGAgcgggacgtctgggaccagctccagtggCCGAAAGGCTTGCTCACTGACAccaatgagcttctgtcggcgtggagcacggaggtggaggacctccgcctttgctgtgccgatatgaaggccgaggcggccatggctcaagagcaggtcacccctttggcggcatgggtgaaggagctagaggaggagctgacccgggtggccggcgatCGGGACGCCTTTTGGtctcgggctgaagaagcgacgacctctTCCAAGGCCCTcactgggcagctaggggcagagcAGGGTGCACACCTACTGGCGAAAGGTgccctggcagaggccctcaaggtagCCGAGACCTCCCGAACCGAGGCTATGGTCTggaagggaaaggtcgagggtgagtactgttccccttgttttatttgtttgtctTGTGTTCGACTCCTAACTCCCTAGTGTGAAGcagagctggagaaagaggcatCCAGGGCggtcgaggcttctcgggtcgaggtcgagggctggaaggagaaagctgaggcctctcgggtcgagacCCAgcactggaaggagaaagccgaggcctctcgggtcgaggcccagcgctgggaGGAGAAaaccgagggtgagtcccgtaggcctccacccctatttggcttgttttcctttgcgcttAACCCCATTCTGTTTGTTTTGGCgtagagttggagaaggaggtcacccgggtaGCCGAGGCCTCTATCGCAGTGCAGGTGGTGCTTGAGgctgagatcggggagcacgacgcgctgaagagtgccgcccgtaccgtgtgcgaggccctggaggttgaggggggatagtcgggcagctcccttaagAGCCGCTTggtcgcgttgagcggccaagtgcgtgaGCGACTTCGGGGGGTGCTGCACGtgggcgtcaagcgtgccctggctgtcatctcctcgcactatgccggcatcgacctcaaggccatcagtgatggctacgtctTGCTAGACGATGACAAGGAGGCCGACAAggaggtcgcgaagctgatggagtcagctgagggccccggcacggcgctggccaagctgtttgaagaagaggtggtccctcccccgccatCCGCCGATGCTGGAGACCTTGAGCCCtgacctaggcccaagaggccatgtaaataaattagggaTTACGTTACCGTATCATAATGTTGGTGGCCTATCGAGGCCTTTTTGAAATACTTATGCGTCTacgcttcttaatcgtttttctttattgtatttccgagcctctgccctctgtcttgtttctgaacatatcatttgcaaaaaacttcctcggagcctaagttgtccctagggcaaaaaggtggtgatggagtgccgtagcccagaggcgtaggccgtctcgcgactcgtccagccttttggccctgagacagactttcggtccttaggttctttacaattgatttgtcagagcgtgctagagggtttggcatggaatttttttgaaaaacaactaaaaaatggtgcgtgggacttaggggggagtcccccttctagcccccgagggaggctcggttctgcagaggcagagtcaTGTCTCGTTCGAGCCTCGTagtgggcacctctgtagaggtagagccgagtctccctaatGAAGTTATCGTATCGCTGAGGCCCTTGATGGgcccggggggtttctcgaaaaattaggacaactaaagaacacttcttaattgaatttcgagaaacaatgtatacaatgcttggaaatttaagggtaaaagcgacgtagctattctatgttccaagcgttggtgaggattttgcccttctcgttggctagcttgtaggtctcgggcttcagcacttgagcgacgatgtatggtccttcccacggtggggtcagcttgtggtggcccttgttgctctgcctcagcctcagcaccaggtcgcccacctttaggtcttggctttgaatgcgccgggcttgatagcatcgcagggcttgctggtacttggccaaatgtagaagcgcaatgtctcgggcttcctccagttggtcgagggcgtcttcgcgggtggtgcggttgctttgctcgttgtaggcctgtagcctcggggaaccgtattccaagtcagtggggaggacggcctcggctccatagaccaagaagaatggcgtgaaccccgtggctcggcttggagtgttcctcaggctccagatgaccgacggcagttcgacaagccatttcttgccaaacttcttcaaccagttgtatattcttggcttgaggccttgtaggatcatgccgttggcacgttctacttggtcgtttgtcctagggtgtcctacggctgaccaggccacacggatgtggtggtcgtcgtagaacgtcagaaatttttggccggtgaattgtgtcccattgtcagtgatgatggtgtttggaaccccaaacctgtggatgatatcagtgaagaatagcaccgcttgctcggacttgattcgattgatcggacaagcctcggtccacttggagaacttatcgattgctaccagcagatgggtgtagcccccgggggccttctgtagaggcccaaccatgttgagccccacacagcgaacggccatgtgatagggatggtttggagggcttgagcCGGGAGATGCGTCTGTcgtgcgtagtactggcatccctcgtaggagcgtatgagcttggtggcatcagcaaccgctgttggccagtagaacccttggcgaaagGTGTTTCCGACGAGCGTTTGaggtgccgcatggtgcccgcaggctcccgtgtgcaagtcccaaagtagggatcgacctgcctcggtagtgatgcattgttggaggacgccagatgggcttcgcctgtacaattcgccgTCGCTAagaacgtaagtcttggctcgccgagcaagccgtcgggcttcggtcctatcagtgggaagctctcctcggacaaggcaatcaaggaacgggactcgccagtccgtgccctagttggcctcgggaggctccgtgttgacttccatgacctcgggctcggccgaaggagtctcggcgatagagggggcctcgagccctacgGGGGCCTCGACCGCTGGGCCCTCTTCCGCCGCCGAGGCGCAGTCGATGgtaggtttgtggaggtccctggcgaAGACatttggggggaccggggcccgtgccgacgccatctttgccagttcgtccgcggcctcgttgaatttgcgcgcgatgtggttgagttcgagaccgtcgaacttgtcttcaaggcgacgtagcagcttgcagtatgcctccattttggggtcatggtagtttgactccttcatcacttgatcaacAACGAGCTGCGAATCGCCCCATACGTCGAGACgccatactccaagttcgatggcgatctgcaagccattgacgagggcttcatactcggctgcgttgttggaggtggcgaagtggagccaaatcatgtagcacatgtgtactccgaggggtgagatgaagagcagacccgtgcctgccccggtcttcatcagggacccatcgaagtacatggtccagcattccgcctggacttgggcaggtggcagttgggtgtcggtccactctgccacaaaatcggccaagacctgagatttaattgctttccgaggcacaaAGGACAGAGCCTctcccatgagttcgatggcccacttggctatcctacccgaggcctctcggttatggattatctctcccagagggaaagacgataccacggtcacctggtgggactcgaagtagtgacgcagcttgcgtcgagccaagaccacggcgtagatcagtttctggatatggggggtagcgtgttttggtctcggagagcacttcattgatgaagtaaacaggtcgttggatgggtagagcatgcccctcttcctgcctctcgaccactatggccgcgctgaccacttgggtcgttgcggtgacgtagagtaagagggcctcgcccttggctggcggtaccaggacaggaggattggtgagcaatgccttgagtttggtaagggcttcttcagcctcgggggtccaagaaaagcgttccaatttcctcaagaggcggtacagaggcaagcctttttcgccaaggcgcgagatgaagcggctcagggccgcaaggcatcccataaccctctatactcccttgaggtctcggatcggcccCATGTtggttacggccgagaccttctccggtttggcttcgatgccgcgttccgagactataaatcctaaaagcatgccttgggggaccccgaagacacttTTTGGGGttaagcttgatgcccttttccctgaggcatctgaaggctatttccaagtcgctGGCGAGATCACTGGCCtgcctagacttgaccacgatgtcgtccatgtaggcctcgatggtccacccgatgtgctcgccaaagacatgggtcatgcaccgctggtatgtggcccctacgtttctgaggccgaacggcatagtcacatagcagtacatgccaaatggtgtgatgaaagaagtcatgagcaggtcagactctttcatcttgatctaatggtaaccggaatacgcatcaaggaaggatagggtttcacatcccgtagtggagtcgatgatttggtcgattcgaggtaatgtgaaagggacttttggacatgctttgtttagaccggtgtagtctacacacattctccactttccatttttcttcttaactaatacaggattagctaaccactctagatgggacacttctttgatgaatccagccgccaaaagcttctgtatctcctcgtcgatggctctacgcttttcctcgtcgaattggcacaggcattgcttcaccagcctagagccggcccggatgtccaaggcgtgctcggtgacctccctcggtatgcccggcatgtccgagggactccacgcgaacatatcggcatttgcgcgaagaaagtcgatgagcacgacttcctatttgatgtcgagggtggcactgatcctcagtgCCTGATCgtcggggcaggtggggtcgaccgggacgagtttgacggcctctgtgggcttgaaaggcccggcaggacgcttggagtcgggcacctcgctaccgagttggtcgaggttgacgatgagggtctcggcctctacgatagcctcagcgtactcgatgcactcgacgtcgcag includes these proteins:
- the LOC136526094 gene encoding nuclear distribution protein nudE-like; this encodes MAQEQVTPLAAWVKELEEELTRVAGDRDAFWSRAEEATTSSKALTGQLGAEQGAHLLAKGALAEALKCEAELEKEASRAVEASRVEVEGWKEKAEASRVETQHWKEKAEASRVEAQRWEEKTEELEKEVTRVAEASIAVQVVLEAEIGEHDALKSAARTVCEALERALAVISSHYAGIDLKAISDGYVLLDDDKEADKEVAKLMESAEGPGTALAKLFEEEVVPPPPSADAGDLEP